GCAGCTTACTTTAAGTATCTGATTTAAGTTTTTACGCAGCTTGAGGAGCTCCAAAAAGACCAATCATATTAAGGATCAATAGAATAATAATAATTGGACAAACCCACTTGATAAAGAATATCCAACCCGTGCGAAGTCCACCTTTAAACCCTGGAGCTCCTAAGGCTAATTCATCTGCATAGTCAGAGATTTTTTGAGCCCAACCTGTATATAAGGCCAGCATCAAACAAATAAGAATTACAGCAAATGTTCCAAAGATGAAGTCCATTGCTCCGAAGAATCCAACTAGTTCATTGCTTAAGAAATTGAAGCGGATTTCTGCAAAGAAATTCCCTTCGATAGAAGAAAGAGCTGAAGGAATAGACAAGATCATTGCTGCTATGCCTACTGTCCAAGTTGCTTTTTTACGATTCCACTTACGATCATCAATCAAATAAGCAACTGGAACTTCAAGCATTGAAATCGTAGACGTTAATGCCGCCACCATCAATAGAATGAAGAACAATCCTCCAATAATATTACCTCCTGGCATGGCATCAAAAACCTTTGGAAGCACATCAAAAACCAATGCTGGACCTGCTGCTGGATCTTTACCTGGCAACAAAGCAAATAATGCAGGGAATACCATCAGACCACCTAATAAGGCAACGGCTGTGTCCATACCCGCAATCCAGCCAGAAGACTGGATAATGTTAGATTTTTTATCCAAATAGGAACCAAACGTAATCATCAATCCCCATCCTACAGACATGGAGAAAAATGCCTGTCCTAGAGCTTGTAGAATTACAGTTCCATTAATTTTTGAAAAGTCAGGATTTAAATAATAATCAATCCCAGCGCTAGCTCCTTCTAAGGTTACTGATCGTCCAGCAATGAATAAGATAATTATGAACAATACAGGCATCAAAAACTTAGCTGCCTTTTCAATTCCACCTGACACACCACCTAATACGATTAGGATAGTCATCAAAATAAAAATGAAAGTAAGTGGGATTACATAAAGTGGAGTCTGAACAAACTCCTCAAAATCAATCGGAATATTGATTATTTCTGTAAAAATATAGCCTACAGTCCAGCCTGCGATTACAGAATAATAGCTGAATACGAAAAAGCAGACCATCACGCAAAGTACCCCGGCCAACTGCCAGAATTTATTACCTCCTGTATCACGGATGGCGCCAATTGGGTTCTTTCCTGATCTTCTTCCTAGTGCAATCTCATTGAATAATAGTGGAAGTCCCACCAACAACACACAAAGAATGTAGACAAAGACGAACGCTCCGCCTCCGTTTTCTCCGGTCAAATAGGGGAATCTCCAAATATTTCCGAGTCCGACGGCAGAACCTGCTGCTGCCATAATAAAGCCAAGACTGGATCCAAACTGACCTCTTTCGTCAGTATTAGCGCTTGCTGCCATAGATAATGCTAAAGTTAAATTGAGGGTATAAGGTGCTTTTTAAGAGCTGGCTAAGATAATTTGTTTTGCCAAAATACCAATTCCCGCTTGGAAAGTTTTGGGTTCATATCCAAGCTGTTTTCGGGCTTTATCGATAATAAACCCGGTTTTCAGGGGACGTTTTGCGGGCTGAGTAAATCGTGAGGAATCAGTTCTTTTAATCAAGCTTTTATCCAACCCAAAATAATCGGCAGTCTGGATCGCCATTTGAAATGGCGTCAATAATTCTCCTCCAGAAATATTAAAAACTCCAGTTGCTTTTTTTTGCGCAATTAAAACACAACCCGCAGCTAGATCTTCTGCCAAAGTTGGCGTTCGAACTTGATCATCCACCACTTGGATTTCCTTACCCTGCTCCAGTGAAGATTTCACCCATAAAATAATATTAGATCGAGTCAAATCTTGCGCCATTCCATACACCAAACCTGTCCTCACAATAGCCCATTTTAAGGCTGATTCCTTTACTAAATTCTCAGCTTCAAGTTTAGTCTCACCATAGTAATTGACCGGATGGGGCGTTGAATCCTCTAGATATGGATCTTTCCCATCCAATCCAGAAAAAATAAAATCTGTGGACACGAAAACAAAAAGAGAATCCGCTTTCTCAGAAGCAGAAATTAAATTTTGAGTGGCCACCACATTAGCCTTGAAGCATGCCTCTTGATTGAGTTCACATTCATCCACATGGGTCATAGCCGCACCATGAATAAGGATATCTGGAGAAATTAGACCAATAACTTCATCAACTTGCTTTTCGCCCTCAATATTTAACTCAACATATTGAAATCCTGTATTTTCAATTCGGCATTTCCCCCTACCTGTGGCAATCACCTCAAACTCATCTAGGTCAACAAGTTGTTGTACCAGTTTTTGACCCAAAAGCCCATTTGAGCCTGTCACCAAGACCTTTGGTTTAGTTTTCATCTGGGTATACATAGCCAAATTCTTTTTCGATTTTTTTTCTCGAGACTTTTTCCACTTTGACGTTCATGTAAACTGGATCAATAGGGATCTCACTTTTTGTAGATTCAGCCGCTATTTTATCAACAACATCCAATCCGGAAAGTACTTGACCGAAAACTGTGTATTCAAAGTCCAAATGTGGTGCACCGCCAATTTCTGCGTAGGCTTTAATTTGGGAGGGTGTATAGTCTTTTGTCAATTTTATCTTCAAGGTTTCAGCGATTTCATCTCGCTTTGAAAGAAGCAAGTTCGTTAAACTATCAAACTTCTGCTCTTCATAAAGCCTTGCATATTCTTTTTTAAGCTCCTGAGCAGAACCAAGCTGCATGTATTGAAATACAGCTTTTTGCAATTTGGAAAAATCAGTCGTCAATTCTAGCTCTTCATATTTTCGACCATGAACGATATAAAATTGTGATCCACTGCTTCGCTTTTGGGGATTAATATTATCCCCTTGTCTCGCCGCAGCTATCATGCCTTTCAGGTGAACATATTTAGAACTAATCTCGGCTGGAAGAGTGGGCCACTCCTGCGCAGGCAGTCCCTCCTTTCCAAAAACATCTCCACCTTGAACCATAAAATCTTTGATCACCCGATGAAACATGGTAGAGTCAAATCTCCCAGCTTCTGCCAAGGCAAGAAAATTACTTTTATGCTCAGGAGCCGAATCAAAAAGAATGGCTTTGATATCGCCATGTCTTGTACTGATCGTAATCAGATAATCCTTGTCCTTTCCACAAGCCCAAGTACTAAGTAATATTAGACCGACTAAAAGAATGCTTGTCCAGAATTTCATTTCGATTGTGCTTTGATTTTCTCTAAAATTTCTTTGCCTCCCGCTTTTAAAACCTTGGCAGCCAATTCCTCCCCGATCTTCTCAGGATTATTTTTATCACCACTTACCTCAAAGACAATTCTTTTTTCCCCATCAAGGCTAACGATTCCTCCATTAAGTTTCAAGGTTTCATGTTCAAGGCTAGCCATAGCAAAAACGGGAATACTACATCCTCCCTCCAAAACTCGAAGAAAGGCTCGCTCAGCTTTCAGTCTCGCTTCTGTTTCAGAATGATTGCAGGCTGAAATAATTTTAGCCTTCAAGTCAGTATCTAGTGTTTTCGCAGATTCAATCGCTACGGAGCCTTGTCCCACTGCAGGGGTAAATTCCTCCAGATTCAAGTATTCAACAATCATCTCATCGTATCCCATTCGATGAACACCGGCATAGGCTAACAATAAGGCATCACAGAGACCTTCATCCATTTTCCGAATTCGAGTCTGAAGATTCCCTCTTATGTCTACTGTTTTTACATGGGGATAGAAATGCTTTAAAGTAGCTATCCTTCGGGTCGAAGAAGTCCCAAGCACAAAAGACTGAGAGGAATCTTTGATCGATAAGTTTGAGTTCCTCGAAAGGAGTATATCATTCTCCTTCTCTCTTTCGGTAAAAGCAATAATCTCAAATTGGTCCCCAAGATTGGATTGCATATCCTTGGCAGAATGGACGGCAATGTCAATCCTTCCATCGATCAATTGATCCTCAAGCTCTTGGGTAAACACACCTTTGGAACCAATCTTTGAAATGGAAACATCCAAAACCTGATCTCCCCTGGTATCAATCAAAACAATTTCAGTCTGAAGACCTGCTTGCTGTAAAAGACTTTCCACATGATATGCCTGCCAGAGTGCAAGCTTACTTCCACGGGTTCCTATTTTTATTGGCCTATTCATTTAATGTTTTTCTCGTTTGGAAGATTTTTTAGAAACTCCTTCTTCCACAAATTTGATTATTTCTCCTGCTATGTTGATTCCTGTGGCAGATTCAATGCCCTCTAAACCAGGCGAACTATTTACTTCCAAAATCAAAGGACCACGATCCGACTGAAGCATATCAACTCCAGCCACATCTAATCCAAGCGCCTTGGCTGCATTTAGTGCAGCCTGCTTTTCGATTCGGCTCAGTTTAATAACCGTAGCTACTCCTCCACGATGAAGGTTTGAACGAAACTCACCTTCAGCGCCCTGTCGTTTCATGGCTCCTACCACTTTTCCATTGACCACAAAAGCTCGGATATCTGCACCTTTTGCTTCTTTGACAAATTCCTGAACTATAATTCTGGCTTTTAAGCCATGAAATGCCTCCACTACAGATTGAGCCGCTTTCTTGGTCTCTGCGAGAACAACTCCTAGGCCTTGGGTACCTTCTAATAGTTTGACGATAACAGGGGCTCCTCCCACCTGCTCGATCAGCATCTTTTCTCCACCTTTTGAAAAATTGGTAAAGGCCGTCTTGGGCATCCCCAATCCATTTTTTGATAAAATTTGCAGGCTTCTCAATTTATCCCTACTTCGTACTATTGCTTGGGAAGTAACTACTGAAAAAGCTCCCATCAATTCGAATTGACGGACTACTGCGGTGCCATAAAAAGTAACAGACGCACCAATTCTAGGAATAATCGCATCAACTCCCTCTAGTGTTTTCCCTTGATAAATTATCGAAGGGCCATTTTGCTCAATAATCAAGTCACAAAGACTATGATCCACAATAATAGCCTCATGGCCGGCTTTCTGAGCCTCTTCCAAAAGCCTTTTGGTGGAGTAGAGCCTTGGATTCCGGGATAGGATTGCAATTTTCATTTTTTATGTCGGTAGGCTTTCCCTAAGTTGGTTTTGGTAACATCTACCAGAAATCTTTCCCGGAGGACTTTTCTTCCTAGTAAAATGGAATTTTTCATGTTTGATCGGTCTGAAAGGGTAAATTCAGCCTTATAGGTTTCTCCTGCGATTCTAATTTCTGTTTCGATCAAAAACCGAACTTCAGCTTGCCCAAATGAATTTTTAACTTTCTTCTGGCGGTACTTTTTGGCAGTTACTGTTTTTCCTGAAAACTTCGGATGTCCTGCCATAAGGACTTGAAATTTAAGCACTTTCAATCCGCCTACTTCTTCTTCACGAATCTCTTCTGCATGCAGGCTACTGGAGTAGGCACCTGTATCAATTTTCGCCCAAACTAAACTTAAGCCTAGCTTAGGTAACGAAATTTTTTCTTTGCGGCCGATGATTTTTGGAAGCATACGCTCAATTTTTTGGCATCATCAACAAGATTTCCATAGAAAGATCTGTGAAAATCATTTTCGCATTTCCATTTCGCTCCAGGTGGTAATGAGCCTGATTGAAGGCTTCATACATCTTTACGGCATGCTCTTCGGTCAGGATTTTATTGCTGATTTTTTCAATAAAAATTCGATCCTCATCGGTTGTTCTGAGCAAGGCATCCAATTCTAAATTTTTCAGCATAATCTCCCTTGTCACTTGAAGCCCTGCCATCATCAGCGATTTTTGAGCTTCTTTATCTGACTTATGGAAATCATCTGCCATGGCAAAAATATCTTTGAGGTTTTTGGTCACGCACAATCTAAACCAATCCCGAATTTGCCGTACTGATAAATCTTCTTCGTTTTCCAAAAGTCGATAGGCTTCTCTCAAATTTCCATCTGCCAGAATAGCAATTTGTTCTGCAGCCTTCGCATCACACATCCCTTGATTCACCAAATGAGTTCGGATTTCTTCATCCGAAAATGCCCGCACCATAATTTTTTGGGTTCTGGACAAAATAGTCGTCAGGAGCTGATCCGGCTGAGAAGTCACCAACATGAAAATAGTTTTTGCAGGTGGCTCCTCAATGATTTTCAATAAGGCATTTGCTGCAGAAGGATGTAGGTATTCCGGTGACCATAGCAACATGATTTTGTGCCCTCCCTCAAAAGACATCAACGAAAGCGCCTGAATAATTTTTCGAGCAGCTGCTTTTGAGATGTTCAACTGCTTTTTTTCAAATCCATTGAAATAGATGAAATCGTGGACATTTCCATAAGGCAACTCAGTGACGAACTTTCTCCAATTGGCCAAATGATCTACTTTATCCTCCTTTTCATCGTCTTTGCTATCCTCATCTTTGGAAGTCGCTACTACAGGAAAAGCAAAATTCAAATCAGGCAGAATCAGCTTCTTCATCCGCTGACAAGCCGAACATGTACCACAGGAGTCAGATTCTGTTCGATTCTCGCAATAGAGGTAGGTGGCCAAAGCCAAAGCCAAGGTCAAATTTGCTGAACCTTCAGGCCCGTGAAAAAGCAATGCATGAGCCAAATGATTGAATTTGACTGCATTTAGAAGTTTTTCCTTGGTCTCAGGCAAGCCTGGTATATCTGCAAATTGCATGACTAATCAGATCAGGTTGTTTTTTCCCAAATTCTGTAGGTTTTGGTCAAGTCAAAAACCTTTTCCAAAATTTCTTTTTCGGTGTCTGTCCATTCCAAAGATCTTCGAGTGAAAACCACTTTGGCTGTTTCTTCGAATTTCGGAAAAACAAACGTAGAGAATCCGGCAGCTCCACCCCAAGCAAAAGAAGGAATAAAGTTCCGTGGGAATCCGTCCCCAAAAATATTGGCCCCAACCCCAACTACTGTTCCGGTATTAAACATTGTATTAATTCCGCATTTACTATGGTCCCCCATCATCAATCCACAAAACTGTAGACCCGTATTTGCAAAGCCACCTCGAGTATAATCCCAAAGCTTGACCGGGGCATAGTTATTTTTAAGATTAGAGGTATTGGTATCGGCGCCCAAATTACACCATTCCCCAATGACTGAATTTCCCAAGAATCCATCATGACCTTTATTTGAATAGCCAAAAAAGACAGAATTAGAAATTTCTCCACCCACTTTTGAGAAAGGACCCACCGTAATATCCCCTCGCAATTTGGCGCCCATGTTTACCGTAGATCCTTCGCCCAAGGCAAATGGACCTCGAATTAACGCGCCTTCTTGGATCTCGGCATTTTTACCAATGTAAATCGGTCCGCCTTCTGCGTTGAGCACTGCTGCTTTAATTTTTGCGCCTTCTTCAATAAAAATCTGCTCAGAATGATATACCTGCGTATACGGATCTGAGATAGGTTGTGAAACTCGGCCTTGAGTCAGTTCCTGAAAATCGTTCCTGATTTCCTGCCCATTGAACTGAAAAATATGCCAGGTTTTTTGGAGTAAAAATGGCTCCTTTTGAATCTGAATTGCCTTTCGCTCTTGTGTGAAATTCAGATTTTTCTCAGTCTCTCCGATATAAGAGGCAAGCAATACCTTTCCAAAATACAAAGCCTCGTCTGGTTTTAATTCAGACAAAATTTGAATAGACGACTGATCTGGTACCCATGAACCATTAACCGCAAGTGCTTTTCCTTCTCCACGAGGGAATTTTTTCTGTAAATAATCCTGCGTCAAATAGGAAATTCTTGCTTTGGAACGCATTTCCCATTTTTCAGCAATCGTCAATATTCCAATTCGGATGGCGGCAATTGGCCGGGTAAAAGTGAAGGGTAGCAGCGAACCTCGAATAGCGGGATCGTCAAATAAAACTAAATGGTCCATGAGGCAAAAATAAAAAAGTCTCCCGGAATACTTGATCCGGGAGACTTTTTAGACAAAATCTGTATGCGATTACTTTTTCGCGTATCTCTTGTTGAATTTCTCCACTCGTCCAGCGGTATCAAGAAGCATTTTCTTGCCGGTGTAGAAAGGATGAGATTCAGAGCTTACTTCAATTTTGTAAACTGGGTAAGTGTTACCGTCTGTCCACTCGATGGTCTCAGAAGTCTCAATAGTAGACTTGGTCAAAAACTTAAACTCGCTTGAGGTATCGTAAAATACGACGTCTCTGTAGTTTGGATGAATATCTTTTTTCATATGAATAGCTGTTTTCTTTGCCTTTTTCGAAACGAGGCACAAAGATATTCTTTTAAATAAATTTGAGCAAATGTTTCTCAGGTATTTATTTCAGATTTTATTCAATCGCTTCAAACAAATTGAAATTCTGATCAATCTTTACTTTTTAAGTCTCCTCGCTTGATAGATCGGATAAATTGAGCCCATGCAAATGGATCAAGGATTCGAAGTGGCCTAGGACCATACAAATCCTGATTTTGAATCATTTGGCTTTGTTGGAAATATCTAAAATTCTCCGCTCCGGAGGCAGGCATCGATTCCGCCCATCTTAAAAGCATTTCAGGACTCATGTTGGCTCGGCTGATAGACATTGGGTCTACCACATTGAGTGCAACTACTGCTTTTTTAAATTCTTCCTCTGTAGGATAAGGCATCACCTCGATTTCAGCCAAGGCAATCTCATCCACCTCCATAGTCAAAATCAACGAAATCTTATCATTCTCGGCACGCTCTGGCACCTTGAAAGTTTGTCTCTTCAAACCTATAAAACTGAATACAACACTATCCCCTTCCAAGACCGGCATCGAGAAATAACCAAATCGACCTGAGACAGTTCCTCTGCCTTTTTTAGGCACATAAATATTCACTCCTGGCACAGCGTCCGTACTATCAGCATTGAGGATAATCCCTGACAATTGAACCACTTTTTTGTCTAAGTCATTTTGGGCCAATGCTGTACCGGAGTAGAAAATAAATCCTACGCCAAGCACTAAAATCAAATATGGAATCTTGAGTAATTTCACGAAGGTCAAATCTGAGGGATAAGGCTTGTTTTTACAGTGCGATTTAAAACTAATTTCGGGTAAATACCTTAGGTTTAACAGCCGGCACAAGTTAAAAGTTACTAATGAGACTTAAAAATATCAGTTTGAACTACGGGCTGAGAATCTTCAAAGCCTTATCTGAAGAACCGCGGGTTCGATTAATTCACCTGTTGCTTTTAAATAAAGAACTGAGCATTTCAGATTTGGAGCATATCCTAGATTTTACCCAAACAAAAACCAGTCGACACCTGATTTATTTGAAAAATGCTGGACTATTGGGAAGCCGCCGAGTGGATCAGTGGGTATTTTATTACATCCTCGAAGAATACATTGAAATCATTCAGCAGATTTTCAAGTTTATCCAAAAAGACCCCAGTCTCATCAAAGATCAAGAAACCTTTGAAATCTTAAAATCCAATCGAGAACTGGCGATCAACAAAATTCAAAACAACCAATATAGACGCTGATCACCCGGGTGAAAACTTACCAACACATCTTCTTTGATCTGGACCACACCCTGTGGGACTATGATCGAAACGTAACAGAATCCCTTTCTGAACTTTATCAGATTTACGGTCTCCAAGAATTGGGAATTCCCACCTTTGAAAAATTCTTTGCATCCTTCCATGCAGTCAATTTCCAACTTTGGGACTGGTATAACGTGGGAAAAATCGACAAGTATAACTTAAGAAAAGAACGATTCCCCCGAATATTTGAACATGCCGGGGGGAATTCTGAAGCTATTCCAGCTGCGTTTGAGGAAGACTTCATGCACCGAACTTCTTCCAAGCCCCACGTTTTCCCTTATTCAAAAGAAATCTTGACTTACCTGAAGCAGAAGTATCGAATCCATGTCATCACGAATGGGTTTAATGAGTCTCAGGCAAAAAAGATGAAATCTGCCAATTTGGATGGATACTTTGAACTTGTGGTTACCTCAGAAACTACCGGATTTAAAAAGCCTGACCCTCGAATTTTTGAATATGCCATACATCAGC
Above is a window of Algoriphagus sanaruensis DNA encoding:
- a CDS encoding GlmU family protein; its protein translation is MDHLVLFDDPAIRGSLLPFTFTRPIAAIRIGILTIAEKWEMRSKARISYLTQDYLQKKFPRGEGKALAVNGSWVPDQSSIQILSELKPDEALYFGKVLLASYIGETEKNLNFTQERKAIQIQKEPFLLQKTWHIFQFNGQEIRNDFQELTQGRVSQPISDPYTQVYHSEQIFIEEGAKIKAAVLNAEGGPIYIGKNAEIQEGALIRGPFALGEGSTVNMGAKLRGDITVGPFSKVGGEISNSVFFGYSNKGHDGFLGNSVIGEWCNLGADTNTSNLKNNYAPVKLWDYTRGGFANTGLQFCGLMMGDHSKCGINTMFNTGTVVGVGANIFGDGFPRNFIPSFAWGGAAGFSTFVFPKFEETAKVVFTRRSLEWTDTEKEILEKVFDLTKTYRIWEKTT
- a CDS encoding YjjG family noncanonical pyrimidine nucleotidase; amino-acid sequence: MKTYQHIFFDLDHTLWDYDRNVTESLSELYQIYGLQELGIPTFEKFFASFHAVNFQLWDWYNVGKIDKYNLRKERFPRIFEHAGGNSEAIPAAFEEDFMHRTSSKPHVFPYSKEILTYLKQKYRIHVITNGFNESQAKKMKSANLDGYFELVVTSETTGFKKPDPRIFEYAIHQLQTQAEACLMIGDNPASDILGAQRANIDQVYFNPEGKVIDLQPTYEISHLQELEQLL
- the rimK gene encoding 30S ribosomal protein S6--L-glutamate ligase; the protein is MKIAILSRNPRLYSTKRLLEEAQKAGHEAIIVDHSLCDLIIEQNGPSIIYQGKTLEGVDAIIPRIGASVTFYGTAVVRQFELMGAFSVVTSQAIVRSRDKLRSLQILSKNGLGMPKTAFTNFSKGGEKMLIEQVGGAPVIVKLLEGTQGLGVVLAETKKAAQSVVEAFHGLKARIIVQEFVKEAKGADIRAFVVNGKVVGAMKRQGAEGEFRSNLHRGGVATVIKLSRIEKQAALNAAKALGLDVAGVDMLQSDRGPLILEVNSSPGLEGIESATGINIAGEIIKFVEEGVSKKSSKREKH
- a CDS encoding type B 50S ribosomal protein L31 — protein: MKKDIHPNYRDVVFYDTSSEFKFLTKSTIETSETIEWTDGNTYPVYKIEVSSESHPFYTGKKMLLDTAGRVEKFNKRYAKK
- a CDS encoding carboxypeptidase-like regulatory domain-containing protein, whose protein sequence is MFYSGTALAQNDLDKKVVQLSGIILNADSTDAVPGVNIYVPKKGRGTVSGRFGYFSMPVLEGDSVVFSFIGLKRQTFKVPERAENDKISLILTMEVDEIALAEIEVMPYPTEEEFKKAVVALNVVDPMSISRANMSPEMLLRWAESMPASGAENFRYFQQSQMIQNQDLYGPRPLRILDPFAWAQFIRSIKRGDLKSKD
- a CDS encoding SDR family oxidoreductase; the protein is MKTKPKVLVTGSNGLLGQKLVQQLVDLDEFEVIATGRGKCRIENTGFQYVELNIEGEKQVDEVIGLISPDILIHGAAMTHVDECELNQEACFKANVVATQNLISASEKADSLFVFVSTDFIFSGLDGKDPYLEDSTPHPVNYYGETKLEAENLVKESALKWAIVRTGLVYGMAQDLTRSNIILWVKSSLEQGKEIQVVDDQVRTPTLAEDLAAGCVLIAQKKATGVFNISGGELLTPFQMAIQTADYFGLDKSLIKRTDSSRFTQPAKRPLKTGFIIDKARKQLGYEPKTFQAGIGILAKQIILASS
- a CDS encoding ATP-binding protein; the encoded protein is MQFADIPGLPETKEKLLNAVKFNHLAHALLFHGPEGSANLTLALALATYLYCENRTESDSCGTCSACQRMKKLILPDLNFAFPVVATSKDEDSKDDEKEDKVDHLANWRKFVTELPYGNVHDFIYFNGFEKKQLNISKAAARKIIQALSLMSFEGGHKIMLLWSPEYLHPSAANALLKIIEEPPAKTIFMLVTSQPDQLLTTILSRTQKIMVRAFSDEEIRTHLVNQGMCDAKAAEQIAILADGNLREAYRLLENEEDLSVRQIRDWFRLCVTKNLKDIFAMADDFHKSDKEAQKSLMMAGLQVTREIMLKNLELDALLRTTDEDRIFIEKISNKILTEEHAVKMYEAFNQAHYHLERNGNAKMIFTDLSMEILLMMPKN
- a CDS encoding sodium-dependent transporter; amino-acid sequence: MAASANTDERGQFGSSLGFIMAAAGSAVGLGNIWRFPYLTGENGGGAFVFVYILCVLLVGLPLLFNEIALGRRSGKNPIGAIRDTGGNKFWQLAGVLCVMVCFFVFSYYSVIAGWTVGYIFTEIINIPIDFEEFVQTPLYVIPLTFIFILMTILIVLGGVSGGIEKAAKFLMPVLFIIILFIAGRSVTLEGASAGIDYYLNPDFSKINGTVILQALGQAFFSMSVGWGLMITFGSYLDKKSNIIQSSGWIAGMDTAVALLGGLMVFPALFALLPGKDPAAGPALVFDVLPKVFDAMPGGNIIGGLFFILLMVAALTSTISMLEVPVAYLIDDRKWNRKKATWTVGIAAMILSIPSALSSIEGNFFAEIRFNFLSNELVGFFGAMDFIFGTFAVILICLMLALYTGWAQKISDYADELALGAPGFKGGLRTGWIFFIKWVCPIIIILLILNMIGLFGAPQAA
- the hemC gene encoding hydroxymethylbilane synthase — translated: MNRPIKIGTRGSKLALWQAYHVESLLQQAGLQTEIVLIDTRGDQVLDVSISKIGSKGVFTQELEDQLIDGRIDIAVHSAKDMQSNLGDQFEIIAFTEREKENDILLSRNSNLSIKDSSQSFVLGTSSTRRIATLKHFYPHVKTVDIRGNLQTRIRKMDEGLCDALLLAYAGVHRMGYDEMIVEYLNLEEFTPAVGQGSVAIESAKTLDTDLKAKIISACNHSETEARLKAERAFLRVLEGGCSIPVFAMASLEHETLKLNGGIVSLDGEKRIVFEVSGDKNNPEKIGEELAAKVLKAGGKEILEKIKAQSK
- a CDS encoding ATP-dependent zinc protease, with protein sequence MLPKIIGRKEKISLPKLGLSLVWAKIDTGAYSSSLHAEEIREEEVGGLKVLKFQVLMAGHPKFSGKTVTAKKYRQKKVKNSFGQAEVRFLIETEIRIAGETYKAEFTLSDRSNMKNSILLGRKVLRERFLVDVTKTNLGKAYRHKK
- a CDS encoding peptidylprolyl isomerase, with amino-acid sequence MKFWTSILLVGLILLSTWACGKDKDYLITISTRHGDIKAILFDSAPEHKSNFLALAEAGRFDSTMFHRVIKDFMVQGGDVFGKEGLPAQEWPTLPAEISSKYVHLKGMIAAARQGDNINPQKRSSGSQFYIVHGRKYEELELTTDFSKLQKAVFQYMQLGSAQELKKEYARLYEEQKFDSLTNLLLSKRDEIAETLKIKLTKDYTPSQIKAYAEIGGAPHLDFEYTVFGQVLSGLDVVDKIAAESTKSEIPIDPVYMNVKVEKVSRKKIEKEFGYVYPDEN
- a CDS encoding ArsR/SmtB family transcription factor, whose product is MRLKNISLNYGLRIFKALSEEPRVRLIHLLLLNKELSISDLEHILDFTQTKTSRHLIYLKNAGLLGSRRVDQWVFYYILEEYIEIIQQIFKFIQKDPSLIKDQETFEILKSNRELAINKIQNNQYRR